The genomic segment CTGGTAATAGATTCAATAGAGGTTATGTCCCTGTCAAAGTACTGAAATTACAGTGACACTCCATGTAATATTTGTGTTTATGCAAGCAACCTATGTGTAAATGTTCCAACAACCATTCTTGAGGTCAGTTCCTCATCTTCAGGATCATAATGAGGTCTCTGTGTTGGTCAGTTCTAGTGAGACCTGGTCCTGATAAAAAGGCAGAGTTGGTGCTCTTGGACCACGGACTGTATGAATACCTCAGCCAACAGTAAGAGTTCAATGAGTCAGTGTTGTAAACTCttctgtgtaattttgttgacTCAAATCTtagctttgacctttgacctttgacctttgacctataGTGACAGAGTGGCTCTTTGTAAACTGTGGAGGTCCATAGTCCTACGAGATGAGGCAGCAATGGAGAAGTACTCTAAAGCACTTGGGGTCAAAGGTGAGGAAAGATCGCATCATGCCTCAGTTATGTCAGTAGATGTTTTATATTCCCCTGAAAATTACAACGATGATTTTTCAGCATCCTCTCAATTAGATTACATTGATCTTCAAATCTACTTTATTGCAGTAACAATTTATTCCTGATCTGATTTCCCGCGTAGAGTATTTCCTCTTCTGTGAGATGCTGCTGCAGCGACCTATCAACATGCGGGAGCTGGGTCTGTCCAACAttctgagcagagaggagaccACCTACATGCGTGACATGGCTGTGCATCACTTCGACAGCATCATGCAGGTGCTTAAGTCGATGCCCCGGCCCATGCTGCTGGTGTTCAGGAACATCAACACAGTGCGAAGCATCAACATCACCCTGGGAGCACCAGTGGACCGCTACTTTGTTATGGCTAAGAGGTATGATGAAACAGTTACACAACCAATAAACAAGAAAGAGGGCAGTTGCCATTCAGTGGACAGTCTCCTGAGTAAATATTGACACTGACTATCAGTGGGAGGAAGAATGAACACACTAGTTTAATTTAGTGCCAAGGGCTTTAGCTCAGAGGCACTCAGAGGCACTCTGTGCaaagcacgaggcactacttaatcttctccatacttattattattccgtcacattttcggcaaataatgcgggtcgtaccgctggttgaagcccaacaatatatatatatatatcaaaacgtgtgGCTtgatcgggaatagtgtgctaagttctggcgAGTAGATTTTCCGATtcttcccaaagttattcccaaaaaaacaGCCGAAATCTTCCATAGGGAATGaatgggagccgacgaaaaattGCCAcaaaatttcacctattttctcagtcgccTAGCTCTGTCATTCCTGCAcgtagaaatgtcattcaaactttaaaacggaggaaatcaTGTGCTGTTCCCAGCAACCCATTTTCTCCTAAACAggacttttcaaactacgagccctcaaaggagcagtccgaatcactttttccccAAAGTGGAGCCACTCATTAACTAGAGTGAGAGTGAAAAAGTaaccatcattttcatttttaactcgtgctcacggccaaaccgtacaaaggagacaaataattttttggcaaaatgtaGACACgggtcttgggattcataaaatgtaattttcagagctcagctcctcaccaaatttaaactggagggctcagagcggACAGATACaaaatatacagacgcactcacacatatacacagacacacacagagacagatatagagacgcactcacacacatacacagacacacacagagacagatatacagacacagtcacacatatacaagacacaaacagggacaaatatacagacgtactcacacatatacacagacacagatatacagatgcacgcacacatatacacagacacacacagagtaagaTATAGACATGCACTcacaaatatacacagacacaatcagggACAAATATAAAGACGccatcacacatatacagagacaaatatacagacgtactcacacagagacatatacagacgcactcacacatatacacagacacacacagagacaaatatacagacgcactcacacatacacagacacacacagagacagatatataTCTGTCAGATATAGACAGATATAGAACATGGGTTGCTTGTCTGGGCGACggacccgtggcacttcaaaatttccctggaattttctagttactAGTTTTAACTCTCCTGCTCAGTTATGCACGCAGTTTCATCCATGAGGTTCCACGTATATTGTTTCCCAGTGCGGTTCGAGGCTGGGGGAAGATTCAGGCAGAGACGGCTGGGATGCTGCCGAGGCTCTGGGTCTTCCGGTGGGTGAGGACGATATGGGAGAGTCTTAAGTTTGAGCTGGCTTTAAGGTAAGCATTTATTTGTGTCCATGGGTCAGTAAGTTTTATtgtaatatttctatttttgtgcCTGAGCCAACACAAGTTAACCGTGTGACTCCTCAGATCGGAGATGGCGGTGATGAGTGTGACGCGTTCCCTCCTGAGCCTGCTGTCATACTTCGGTCTCTTTTCTCTGGATGCTGACATGTATGAGTACCTGAGGTAGTGCACATCTGCAGAGGCCGGGAGCAAGggccacaaacacagagccatTACTCACTGCAGCGTGCTGCTTGAACATTTCATGCAAATCTCATGCTCAGACTGTCACATGTGACACCGTGTTGTCAACACGAACGAGGATCAGAGCCATAAAACACCAAATCTGCTCCAGACTACACATACAGAGGCAAAAGTGTAAAAACTTAAAAACCTACGATAGCGTTTTAATTAGATTGAAGAAAATACACTTTAAGTATTTATACCATTTAGTTTCTTTTAGTTTTATCTCAGTGAagttaatcattttaaatacaaatttgtgatatttaaaaGTGCAATTTGTTTCAAAGAAACTCAAACATTTACCTACTTGTTCTCTGCATTCTGTATAATACTGGCAATTCATTAAACAGAGTCTCTGTGCTCCATTCAAtccaaaaacaagatgaaaacatGTCTACCTgcatttttgattaaaaataaatctacatATTATTTGTCCTCTGACAGCTAAGATTAAACTGCAGGTGAAATGTTTTTAcgttttttaataaaaatgttctacctcttttttttttttgtaaatcattTCTGTCTGTAACACTCAATGCGAACAAATTTACTTCACACCAAAATTGTGTAATTAGATttactgatttttcttttttatacaaAACATTCTAAGAAAAcagaactttctttttttgtctaacaagtaagaaaaacaaacaaggttTTCACAGAGATAATAGCAAAACATGGTTTCCAGCTGATATAAAAAGGGTTCATAGAGGAGCAATGTGGCTCAGAAATGAGCAGTGACTCTGTCGATCTCCAGAAGGTCATCCAGGAtctgcagagagaaggaaaggaaaaggaaaaaaatgaaaatcagaagAAAACTAACTTGACTGCTTCTTCTTTCCTGTTAAGTGTACTAACTATGTCCTGAGTGGTTCCAATCTTCTTGGCCAGCTCGCTGCGCTCCATGGTGCTGAGGTACAAGTACTTGTTGAGGAGTTCTCCATCCAGGATGTTCCTGACAGCGTTCTGCAGGCTCCGTCTGTCGCTGTGCAGCATTCTGGACACAGGACACATGAGACAGCTACATCAAACAGCCGTCCTCAGCACCAACCTATCTGTGACTGGTAAAGCTCTGAAGGCAGATGTGAACCTGAAGGCCTTTGGGTTGAGACCAGCATGATGAGGCAGCATGGTGGTCAGAGCGTTCTGCAACATCAGCAGTCGTCTGTAAGTCTTCTCCTGcatggggaggaggaggccaacTCCTCCATCCAGAGTGGCTGTGGGAGCAGAGCAAATTAAGGTGGTTTAATCCACACTAAACCTTTGGCTGTTCAACACTCAGCTTCATGACAGGAGGTAAGTGGCGTACTTGCATATTTTAGCCCGGAGGTCTCCAAATCTGatcctggagggccactgtcctgcatgttttagatgctCCCTgatccaacacacctgatttcaaatgagtggctcctgatcagacctgatgacaagctgatcatttgaatctggtgtgttggagcaggaggacagtggccctccaggaccggagttggtGACCTGTTTTAGCCActcaaagggggaaaaaaaaagctagaaTAAGTTTAAATAGTTTGCATAATTAGAGCTACTTTCTACTCAAGATAGAGTCCCACTGCAAACTATCAGCAGTGTGGTTTGTGGAAACCACCCCAACATTCCCATCAGTCCTACATGCAGACATGTGATGCTGTGTCTTACCAAACCATGTGATGTGCTTGTTGTCCCAGGTCAGAGACTTCTTGCTGCCAGCGTCCAGCGCTCCTCTGCAGGGCATCCGCCAGAAAGTGTTTATGTTAGCTCCAGCGTTAAAGTCAGCTCGCCTCAGCAGCCGCATTCCTCCAAAGCTCTCTTTGGCTGCAAACACAGACGGATTGTCACATGACTGGATGTGCATTTGATGCTGACTTACATGACATCTGAATACATAGCTCGTTCAGTGCATTACCTTCAggtaaatacatatatacatagaGGTTCTTATCTCGATctgacactgaaatgaaatgaaaaacaaaagttagtTAGACCAGaggcacatttctttttccGTTTAATTGAATTTTCTCCCAAATGGCATTAAAAACATTACCCAAGAAACCAAGCTGGTTGTTATCCACCATGAATTCAATGCTGTAAACCTCCAGTGGCTTTGCATCCTGGTGCcaaaacaataagaaaacaattAAATCTCTAGCTGCCAGACCTGCTCTCTCCAAGATTAACTCCACTGAACCCAAGCACCCAGGAGAGATGCCATCAATATTCGCTTGTGCATCTTCATCAATAACACTTCACTGCTTGTAGCAGCCCGTGGCTAAGAGCTAATCTCCCTCTGCTCTTGAATGAAACGCCTGCTGCTTGTCTGCAGCCTCTCCCAGCCTACATCCAAACTCCAAGGAGAAGGGATTACATCTGGAGGGTCACATTTTACTGCAGTTTGACAGTGAAATCTACTCACCCTGCTGACCAGGGACAGCGTCTTACTCTCTTCCTGGTAGCGCAGCAGCGAGATGCTCTTCATCAGGTCGGCGGCTAGGATGAAGTTCTTGATGCTGAACATTTGGTGGATGTAGAGCTGAGTGTCAATGAAGGCCATGCCTGTCAGATCGTTATCCTTCAGGACCCACAGGAAGATCTGCAGGGAACAAAGAGGACATTATGCCATTTTTCACTCCTCAATATCCCCACTGGCTTTTGGTCCAGAGGCCTTCGTATAACAATGGGACGCAGCCAAAGCTCAGCTTTGTTGATCTGTAGCTGACACAGTGTGAGGCGGGAGTGTTTTGAAGCGAAGTTGCTGTGATGTTGTCACCTTCTGTCCGATGGCAGAGACCAGGTATCCGTTGCAGTGACAAAGCGCTGTCACTGGCCCCTTCTGTTCCTTCTCATACAGCACTTTGAACTTGTTCTTGGTGAGGGGCTGGCCTGGTTCTGGCACAACTTCAATCACATCCAGGATCAAAATCTGAACAGAAGAATCAAACTGTTGTATGATGAAAGGAGGGCTGCCTGAGCATAGGTAGAGAACTGACAGGTTGATGCTTCACAGCTAAAGGGGAAGCTTGTATTTCCCGTTTTCCCCAGATGAGGTCACTGTGAGTCTCttagagagaggagggaaagggggaGTTATGTGCTGCTCACCCGGCCCCTGCAGGTGACCTCTTCTCCCTGCATCAGACAGGTTCCTGCTGCGATGTAGCCCTTCAGTCCTGACACTGTCTCCTGACTCCTCAGTGCCACAGTTTTCATGCAGGTCACGTGCTCCCACTCCTCCAGGTCGATGCTTGTGGGGACAGAGAGGGTGAAGTCGGGTCAGTCATACATAATGAACTGTTATTTAAACAGAAAGCTGAGGTTGACTCAGCCTCGGTATTACATATCAGTAAACAATAAGGAACTGAACCATCTGACTGAAAAACCATGACGACTCATTCTCATAAAACCAGCTTACAATGCCGAAATGCTGCGAGTCAGATTTATGTTCTTCAGCTCAGTTCACAGTAAGTATTGAGGTGATAAAGGAAGCAGGTCTTACCGTGTGTTGGGAATGGCCTCCCAGCTGACTGGAGAGATGAGCTGGATGGAGAACTTCTCCTGCTGAGGATTAATGTAACGCTCATCTGTCGGGtcacacaacagaacaaaacattctGTGTTTAGAAGGAAATCACACAGTGATTCATCATTGAAATATAATGTAAGTCTGATCTTCAGAGAATCTCAGTAACTGACCTCGTATTGAAAGACTGACTGCACAGGACATGTCTGTCTACAAGCTGACTCGGTTGTAATGCATCAACCATTTGCACTTGGTCAAAACAATTGCTAAAAGCTCTTCATCCATAATTTAAGTAGCTACCCTAAAATAATTTATCCCTGTTGAAATAGCTGAATGGAATTCACACAAGATTATAAACTTGATTATTTGGGCAAAAGTAATGAAAGTGTGGGGATTTTCACGTCTGACCTCGATCTATCACTTCGTACTCCTTCTCCTCTCCGGTCATCCTGGGGATGCGAGTGCAGGGCTCTTTCACACTGGTGCACACAGCATACACCTGAGTGAGAAGAATCCACAGTAGCACTAAAACTTTACATCAAAGCCTAATCCTTCCTAAGTCACACTCCTCATGCAGTCAGAAAACTTTGGAGCTAGAGGGCTTCCATCTTCAACTTTTTCAAAGTAGCCTGATCGATAcgcttttattttccatcactttATGCATGTGGAGGTGTGTGAGTCCAGGAAATGCGTTCCAACTTGAATTTGTGTCACGTCAGGGCTTTGGTGCTTCTGGTGGGTTGAGTGAGAGGAGCCTTGCCTTAGATTCGACATGGTAGGAAACATAGTGGACGGTGCATCTCAGTGGGATTTTCCTGACTGGCCAGGGAGCATCGTAGGACAGATATGTGGGCAGGACACTGATCCTCAGCTCACCctgtgggaacacacacacaatgaaaactgTTCAAGGAATTAGGACAAAGTTAGAATTAGCATCAAAAACTATCTGATGACGACAACTTTTTAGAAATGCAATTGTAAGAACATGGGAGGTGTCTGGTCTCCTCGACTGCCTCAGCCTCACTTAGCATGTCAACTTCCCCACCCACACCCATGGACCCACCTTAGATTTAGTCTGCTCCACCAGTCCCACCATACAACAACTCTCCAGCATCAACCTCCACATATCCGACCATCTGGCTAATATCATGGACATCTACTTCCCCACCCCCCTTCCCAAAGACAAACGCACAATATCCTTCAGAAACCTCAAATCCGTCTCAGCCTCTGTTTCCATCAGCCTGGTTACATTGCCTCCCCCACTATCTCACAGCCTCAATGACCTTTCCAGCTATTAGAACACCACTCTATCCTTCTGCCTTGATCAGTGAGCCCCCATCCAAACCAAAACCGCTCCATTTACACTCAGCCTCCTGCTTCAGCGCTGGCTTGAAAGACTCAAGACGACTCACAGTTCATCTTCAAGCACACACTGACAACCTTCAACTTGACAAAACGGCCACAAACACAGCCCGCTCTGCCTGCGTTTCAAACCTCATCAACATTGGCTCCAATAACCAAAAGGCTCTCTTTTCTAAATGTCGTTTACATGTTAGTGTTTTGCACTTAACTTTTGTATTTGTGCACTGTTATGTTTGTAAAGCGTCTTTTAGTCCTGTTGAAAAGCGTTCTACAagttattataaatatgattattatttagaCCCATCTGCCAATCCACAATAGAAAACCTCAACTTCTGAGAAACTAGGTTAAAATTCAGCACATTGTTACACGGTACTCGtttttaaatggcatttaaaGCGAAACTTGATATGAAACTTCAGAGTGGGAAAAATCCGTTTCTAAACTTTCAGCAAcattctttttggtttttaactgAAGCTTTGAGCTGAAGGTAAGTTGTTGACAATAATTATTCCCAATTGGAGTCAAAGATCATAATGGTATCAATATTactaaaatattcatatttttataattaaCACCCGAATCAAAAGCATGAATgcgtttctgtgtttctgtctcagttCAGAGTTAGGCTTTACTTTTTCAAGTAATATTACCTTCACTGTCCCAACTAAAGTGAACTATACCTGTTTGTTGAAGTAAAGGAAACCTTTGGGGCAGTTAATGTTGTGGAAAGGGGAGAACGACTCAATGGAGCCATCAATGGTCATGGGGTGAAGCCTCATCGCCCCCCGAGAGGTGACCAGCATCCAGTGAGGGGACGGGCCGCAGATAAacacctgcagcagaaaggatTGTTGTAGAAAATCACTTCACTTGACTAGTGGAGGATCCAGGAATTATGAATGTTAGGGCTGGAGTCCTAAACTATGTGCGTTTAAATGCCCCACTTACCCCTGAGTATCCAGATATGTCCTCAAAGTATCTGAATCTGGCAATCCGACTTTTCGCCACTGACGTCTCATCTGTGGCGCCACTCTCTGCCTTCTTATCTTTTTTGAGCTTTGCTTTCTTCTCTCTGAAGTTAATGTTGTGTGGCACCTGGGCAGAGCAGAGTAACACTGTTGAGATCCACTCCATCTAACGCTTACTTTATTTGCTCCACCTCACCCAGTGTGCTCTTACTTTTTTGAAGCGGACTTTCAGGTTGTTCTGCGGCTGTTGCTGATCATAAGGGAACGCTTCATAGATCAGAAGCTCCTGTTCCACATGAACctagaaaacaagaaaatactgTCACAACCTGAACCTTATCTTTTCATGAATCTctattgaaatgaaaaacacacatggaaACTCAGCCTTACCAGTAGATATGGTCTGCTGTGATTGTTGCCAAGTGAAACCAAAGCCACCTCTTTGACTAACGGGATCTCTCCCTGTCGTGTTACCTCTTCCTTTTTACCTTCCCCTTGTGTTGCTGATTGACCAGAGGAGCTGTCAACCAGCACCCTCTGACCCACTGGGAAGTTCTTCACCAAGAAAACTAGCCGCCAGTCCGGCAGCTGGTAGATCTGTACAAGTAGAAATATGTTTTCCATTCACATTCCGAGGCAGGTGTGTTGGAGATTTTTAtcttgaaagaaagaaagacagtcCTGCACCCTGCTCTATGCCAGCATCATTTCTCATAAAATTTTACCAAAACCAAAAGCAAAGTACATCAGACTGGCATCCTGTTACAAATGAATATGCTGTATTTTATGATGTTACATCTAAGTCCATGGTACCTCCATGACGCCGTTATCCCTGATGATCATGCACCAGTGTGAGGGCTCTGCTTTGCTCACACTCCACTCACTTCCAGCTGGTGCTGAGGCTAAAAAGCTGCGGCCGATTTCCTCCTTTGCAGGCGCCGCACTGGCATTGGAATCTCCATACAGcatttcctcctcatcatccaCTGTGTTACTGGACACGCAATCAACAACAGTGAGCCACCAGACTGAGTGAAGGTCTTACAATGGGCTATTTGATGACGTAAGGAGGTGATGTGGATACTCACCTCAGGTCCTGGATGATAGTCTCCGTCTCGGACTGACTCCTGGCGATGGTGTCCTCTTTGATGGAGCAGCACACTTTGTTTTCTGTGGTGAACATGCCGCTTATGTCTCTGTACGCACACAGTGTGATCACCCGTGATTGCTGtggaacaaatgtttttttttaagaacccATTTAACAGACTTGTGTGACTCTATTTTCTAAATGTGGGGGTGTAATG from the Echeneis naucrates chromosome 11, fEcheNa1.1, whole genome shotgun sequence genome contains:
- the cpsf1 gene encoding cleavage and polyadenylation specificity factor subunit 1, which encodes MYAVYRQAHTPTAVEFSVYCNFISSKERNLVVAGTSQLFVYRIIHDVESTSKTDKSSESKSRKEKLEQVASFSLFGNVMSMASVQLVGGSRDALLLSFKDAKLSVVEYDPGTHDLKTLSLHYFEEPELRDGFVQNVHIPIVRVDPENRCAVMLVYGTKLVVLPFRKDTLTDEQEGGVGEGPKSSFLPSYIIDVRELDEKLLNIIDMKFLHGYYEPTLLILFEPNQTWPGRVAVRQDTCSIVAISLNIMQKVHPVIWSLSNLPFDCTQVMAVPKPIGGVVVFAVNSLLYLNQSVPPYGVSLNSQTTGTTAFPLRVQDEVKITLDCSQSDFIAYDKMVISLKGGEIYVLTLITDGMRSVRAFHFDKAAASVLTTCMVTMEPGYLFLGSRLGNSLLLKYTEKLQETPPEEGKEKLEKEKDKDKQEEPPSKKKRIESSTNWTDEVDEIEVYGSEAQSGTQLATYSFEVCDSILNIGPCANASMGEPAFLSEEFQSNPEPDLEVVVCSGYGKNGALSVLQRSIRPQVVTTFELPGCHDMWTVISSEVKEDKKTAKTDDLEDGTETETSEDGEEGEKEKEDKEKEEEEEDKTEPHLEDDTKKHGFLILSREDATMILQTGQEIMELDTSGFATQGPTVFAGNIGENKYIIQVSPMGIRLLEGVTQLHFIPVDLGSPIVHCSVADPYVVIMTAEGVVTMFVLKIDSYMGKTHRLALQKPQIPTQSRVITLCAYRDISGMFTTENKVCCSIKEDTIARSQSETETIIQDLSNTVDDEEEMLYGDSNASAAPAKEEIGRSFLASAPAGSEWSVSKAEPSHWCMIIRDNGVMEIYQLPDWRLVFLVKNFPVGQRVLVDSSSGQSATQGEGKKEEVTRQGEIPLVKEVALVSLGNNHSRPYLLVHVEQELLIYEAFPYDQQQPQNNLKVRFKKVPHNINFREKKAKLKKDKKAESGATDETSVAKSRIARFRYFEDISGYSGVFICGPSPHWMLVTSRGAMRLHPMTIDGSIESFSPFHNINCPKGFLYFNKQGELRISVLPTYLSYDAPWPVRKIPLRCTVHYVSYHVESKVYAVCTSVKEPCTRIPRMTGEEKEYEVIDRDERYINPQQEKFSIQLISPVSWEAIPNTRIDLEEWEHVTCMKTVALRSQETVSGLKGYIAAGTCLMQGEEVTCRGRILILDVIEVVPEPGQPLTKNKFKVLYEKEQKGPVTALCHCNGYLVSAIGQKIFLWVLKDNDLTGMAFIDTQLYIHQMFSIKNFILAADLMKSISLLRYQEESKTLSLVSRDAKPLEVYSIEFMVDNNQLGFLVSDRDKNLYVYMYLPEAKESFGGMRLLRRADFNAGANINTFWRMPCRGALDAGSKKSLTWDNKHITWFATLDGGVGLLLPMQEKTYRRLLMLQNALTTMLPHHAGLNPKAFRMLHSDRRSLQNAVRNILDGELLNKYLYLSTMERSELAKKIGTTQDIILDDLLEIDRVTAHF